The genomic DNA ATCTTTTCAGGTTGCAAATAAGAAGAAATGTGCTTATCTCTCTCCTAATTTTCAGTGTCTACTCTGGAAAGATTTCCTGAACAGGCAGGTCTTGTTTGATAGCCTGTTTGCACCTCATGTAAAGCATCCACTTTTGCAGTTGTGGCTAACCTGTGGGCCACTCCTTCTCTCTTGATAAACGTTCTCTGTACATGCTATTTTTAGGTTATCCATTGATAGTGTAGAAGCAGAGCTGCACTCGCTGTCTGTCAAGACCAGATCTGTTAAAGACAGCATCCGACGAGACCCAAAACTCTTTCACCAGATGGAAAACTTTCTCCAGGTTTGTAGGATATCTGTGTTAATGTGTTACTGTTGCCTGAGTACAGCAGCATTCCTCAGCTGAATGCAATTTGTGTGGACCTGTCAATAAACAGAAGCACTGTTTTAATATGCCTAGCCTGTCAGTTTGTACAAAGGTgttccagcctcctgctgtTTGTCAAGTAAGATTGTTGGAAGGGCTGTGTTTTTACAGGGAGGGATACTGAGTGTACATTGCCCAAGGCTTGTTAGGCAAGCATGTTTAGTGCGTGCGAAGGCACTGATGAAGATCAGTAGTTAAAATATAAGACAATTTGGAGTGGTCTCTGCTTTTGTACTTTGCAGCTGCCCAAAATATAATGTCTGCATGTTAGGTTATTCTGGAGCACATCAGTTTTAGCTGAGGGTGTGCTGAGGGATGAATCTTGATGGCTGGGTGGCTGAAGAGATATTGCTGGAAGCTGGAAGGTTAAGGGACTCTTTTCTCTACTAATTTACCCTTAACACAGAGTCTCTCTTACTCAGAGCCATACCATTAGGCCGTGTGggttctccttttttttatttcattgagTTCTGCAATGGCTTTACAGGCCTGGATGTGTATAGCACTTACCTTGGAAGCAGAGTTCTTGGTATTTTCTGAGTATGTGGTGATGCCTTAAGAAATACATATTATACTTCaattaaatgattttttttctgtttcacacTACAGGTAATTATTAAAAGTAAGAAGGCAGGTGTTGATCTGGAACTTAACCCACCCTGATTTTCAACTTGCAAATGTAGTTAATAGTCCCTGTAGTTTTTCAGGAGATGAAAAGCTGATGAAGAAAGGGGCAGGTTAAGATTGAAATACCTGTCCTCATTCACTCTGAATTGTTGGCTTTTATCCATTGCACCCAGACTCTTTAATGTTATGTTTTAACATgtttgggattttaaaaaatttaataggTGGTTTTATGTAATGCTACAACCTTGTTTAGGCCACATTCCAAAAGAAATgttggagaaaaaataattttacaaatgCATACCTTGCATAAACACTTCCGgattttgtttctaaattaCAGGTGATAACCAAGCTGATCTAAAAGTCAGCTTTGATTATTTCACCCTTGTGAATAAACTCCTGAAATATGTGGGAGGAACTATTTTTTGATGTATGCTTTTATCAGTTGTCCAGTTTATCTTCAGGTTTTATTGTGGACATTTTTgtcccctcttttttcttttttttcttaagactACCAAGTCATATTTGTTCCTATCCTAGTGGTAAAATTTTCTAAGTAATTCCTGAAAGGAGGTTTGGATTAAGTGGTCACCAGTGCCTCCAGCTGCATTTTCCCACCCCAGTGCTACattatgaaaaatgaaaaatatttaggtGACTATGAGTTAGAGATTTGtctgaaaaaataacttttcttctCAGGTTACTTTGAGCTACAGGTGGTGTCAGATGGGTGATTGTGCAAGAATAGAAGTGGATAGCTGGTGATGCAGACAGAGGAGACAGGGCACCTAATCAAAGTGTTTTCAGGAGTTCTGCTGCTCAAAGTCTAATCACAGCCTTATTCTCTTCCTCCTGAATCTTCTTCCACTAAACTAGTCTCATCCTGTCTGTATTGCTCTGTACTTATGGTTCAAAGTGCTACTTTAGGGGAACATTTTCTGGATGtgttaaaatatatgtattttcagTGGTTCCTTACCTTTCAAGTATGAAAACCTTTTTTGTTGTAGTCTATGGTCACCTTAGGAAGGAATTGATTTTGTGGTGTATATCCATGAATCAGTTCATGTGTGTTTTTGGAAaagtggggaggaggaattaaTCCTTCATGCTTAGCTGAAGGTTggaagggaaatgggaaaataagGAATGAGGAGCTTTTAAGGAGCTCCCAGGAGGTCTGTCAGTGCCCTAGTACAGTCTTTGATTTTACTCATCTAAAACTTAAAGCAGTAAGTTTGTTCAAGGGCTTTTGAGCTTTTTCCTGGTTTCCATCCTAGTCACAAGAATGTACATTTTGATTGATCCATTTTTCCTGACCTTTACTCAGTTTGCTGAAATGGCATGTGTCCTTTTGTTAGTACGAGATCTCcatcaaaattttaatttcctagGCTCTGTAGCTTCTAGCTTGGAACATGAATTTCATAAGTTCCTGATATATGCATGACCTGTTGTGACTTTAATTTTTCTATCTGGTTCATGTGTGTATGGTTTTTGCTGCAGTTTGCTGTAAGGCATCTGAaggagcttgaacaccagaaaCGAGAACTGCaaaaggagggaaatgctctCATTGACTTTTTCTGTGAAGACAAAGAAACTATGAAGTTGGATGAGTGTTTCCAGATATTTAGGGACTTCTGCATAAGATTCAACACATCTGTTAAGGTAAGAGTGCTGAATGGGATTCTCACACTTCTGAAATGGATATTGGCTCACATGAATTAAGTTGGTTTTTCTGCTTAAGGGGCATTTTGTATCTTGTAGTATTTGATTTATTTGCTCAAATGGCTACAGAAAACTGCACTCCTGGAAGCATTCCTTGCCAGAAGCCAGGCAGGAATGGCCATtgtgagcagccctgctgctctgcatcttCTATTTCTGGTGGGAGAGACCACTGGGATGATAGATCAGGGTTGTTCATTGGCCTGTTTGTAAGTGGGCACCTCCCTTCTGTTTTGGTGAGGAGGCTGGTGACTGCTAAGCTGAGCTGTGAGACAGATTGCACAGATTTCCTGACCATGGGTCGCTGTTCAGGTGTTGGCCTGGTAGTATTGGATAGTTGGAAGGGCCTTGAGGTGTGCCCTGCCATTCCTTGAATGTACCTGCCTGAATCCATGCTAGCTCAGGCTCTCCACTGCCTTCCTCTACATGGCTAGAGGCACTTCACCAAGTAAAGTAAGGGCTGTGTATTTTACTTTGTCCTTTCAAAGGATTTTTGTGGGTGAAAACTTGAAACAGGCCTATGGCAGCAAGATACCTTATCCCCAGTGTGAGCATTCATTTGCTGATACCCTGAATTGGTCCtaaaaaattcaggaaatgTACCAAGATGGAGGAGCGAGGAGCAGTATTTGTATTAGTGTTGGTTAGTTTTGGTTCAGCAAAGGCTGTGTATTGTTACAGATATTTCTTAGGtctttataaatataattaatgaGCTGGATCGGTGCCCTTTTACAATCTGCCTTTGGCAGCACTTTGGATAAAAGCTTTGGTTCAGAAAGAAGAGAACAGTGTTGATTCGGAGCAAGCTGACAGGATGTTCAGCTAGTGTGCCTGTGGTACCATTAGTTTGCCTAACCTTTACCACCCAAGACAGCGCATAGTTACAGGAGGGTGCACATTGCACAAATGTCTAAAACCAAATGGTGATAGCTGTTGCAGCCAGTTTGCCAAGAGAGGACTTAATCCAGATATGTTCAAATATTGGAGATTGAGGATTTCATTCATAGTCACATATTACAAGTGGTGGATGGATAGCTATGACTTTTGAGGTCCCCTCTTTGTAATACGCACGTACACTctaaaaaatgacaaattagACTCTTGCTTGCAAATTTGAGAAGATTTGCCTGCTAACTGTGGATTGACCATTGTTCCTACAACATTACCAGAACAATTTGAATTAAAATGGCAGTTGCGACAAAAAAATGTGATGTGTTGACAGCACATCCAACAGTCTAAAAAGATGGCTTGTACCACCATGGCCATGTGCACATATTTCAAAAGCTTAAacattttttgcagttttttggCATGTCTAACTATGTgcttaaaatagattttttcaTCTGAATAAAATCTCCTAAAACATGTTCTGGGTGAggttaaaatattctttttctaaTATGGAATATTAGTATTAGTATCTGCAACTATTTTGAACCCTTTCTCTTGACAATGATGTTTTTAAAGTTGAACTTTAGCATTTGGCAAGAATTCATTCTGTAATTCCATACCTGTAAACGAAAGCTTCCTGCCaaacatttttcctgaaatgcaagttttttcttttcctttcttagaTGTTCAGGTTTCTTAGGTCTCTAATGCATCCTATCTTTCAGAGCCCAGCATAGTCTCAAATCCACTTTAAGAGGTGTAGATTAATCCATTCATCCCAAAGCATTAGGCTTTTGTTTACTGAAAGCTTTCAGGTGACTTTTCCTAGTGGTGCAGTTCTTCTGTTGTCACAACAATGGGAAGATTAAACTACACAAAGCGTTAGACAAATAAaggtgtgatttttttaaacagcgTGTCATTGATTAGACCAGATTTAACAACATGCTGGAAAATCATGTAATTTTTGAATCCTTTGTCAAGACTAGCCtgttccttctttcttttgctaCAGCTGTACTGGCTGCAGCAAGCCAAGTTCTTCATTTCAGAAGTAACCCAGAAAGCTCAACCAAAGGTGCAGTTAGATTAAATCTGAAGCCTAGAGGTAACAGTTAAAATGCTGATATTCACAGTAAATCACTGCTAATTATTTTAGTAAAAAAGTGTTTACTGTGTTGTCTTTCAAATTCAAACTACCTGTTCTATAGCTTCCTGAACCAAAATCCCTCAGTTTAGCTGCCAAAAATCTCCTTCCTACCGTGGGCAATCTCTGTACTGCAGTTGGCAGTTTTTGAAACCAACAGTGATTATGAGATCCAAAATTGAAGCGAGACATTGACTGATGGTCCTTGAGTGGTGTCAGTTATGTCTAACTATCGTGAGGCATTGTGTTAACTTATCTATTCGCTTTCATATGCAATTAAGCAATGCCTTTTCACAAAATTTTCAGTCTGTAATGGTAGAGGAAAATATCACTGTGCAGAAATTGGACTTGCTGAGGAACAATTGCAGTGGTAGTAAGGTGGGCTGGAAAAACCACGTTGGCTGTATGCTGGTCAGACAAGTTTGTCTAAAATATGGATGTAAAGATTAGATAGAGGTTTACTCACCTGGTAAGACTGCCACCTTTAACCTTAGTGAGGACTTGGTGCTCTCCATCTTACATCTGGAACGCTTTGGCTCGACCAAAgagtggttgggcactggaacaggctgcccagggaagaggtcacagcaccaagcctgacagaatTCAAGTGTTcggacaatgctctcaggcacatggtgtgactcctTAGAGTGGTCCTGTCCAGGGCCAGGGGTTGAATTcagtgatccctgtgggtcccttccaactcagcatgtTCTGCAATTCTAAGATGTGAAATCTGCTTAGGTTTAATGGGTCAATTTGTTGGTCTTTGCAAGgtctggtggttttttttgcGTATGCTGACCAGATGGATGTGTCATCCCATTAATtatgcagggagctgctctccatAGGGTTAATGGTTGCAGGCTGTGGTTGCCACGGTGATttcatgtgtgtgtatgtattgGAGGTTGGGAGTGGGTGACAGCAGTACGAGCTAACTTCGATGGGAAGAAAtaaagggagagaggaaggagtGTGCCTTGTTCTTATGCATAGGACACTGTCCTCTGAGACACATATTTGTGATTTTCCTCCTTCAGGAGAATAGGGAACGAGAGATCCAGGAGCTCCATAGTCTGCAAAGGcaaaaggagctggaggagaagcGTCGATcctgggcagctggagagcttGGGAGCTTTGGGCGGAGCAGCAGTGAAAATGATGTAGAGATGTTGGCTAAAAATGGACTTGGAGAATTTCTTCCCTTCTTGCAGCAGAGGCCTCAAAGCCCTTTGTACAGAAACACAAATTCCAGACGCTCTCGACTTTCTTTGGGGATGACTGCAGACAGGGAGTTGCAGAGTTTCCTGGAAATCTCCAAAGATGAGGATCCAAACAAGTTTAACAGCCTTCCCCGTGCAAACACCCGGCAAGCAAAACCTAACGTAGCCTGGACGGAATCCAAGGAGACAAGAGATCTCAACTTAAATACCTTGCACTTGCACCAGCAGTCTGAAATGGAAGTGAAAAGTGGTGGCCCCGtgcaggtgcctccagctcagcccagccacCTCAGcggctcagccagccctggtgccCATTACTCACAGAGGAGCACCGACTACAACTTGCACACTTGCAACGCGTCCTGTGAGGAGTCCACAGACATCAGTGCTCTGGCCCTTGCAATTGAGGAGCGTGAACTTGTTAAAGGGCTACGAAAGTTTGATATCCAAGGAGCAAAGCCTGCAGAAGATGCACCTTTAATATATTTAGAGGATGCTGGTGGGACAGACCTGGAGACTCTGGATGATCTGAGCTTCCGTTCCGTGAGCACTGCCGATGATGAGCTGCCTCCAGCTAGCAGGAGTTCCAGAGAGGCCCGTGACCATCAAACCAGGGCAGTGGGTTGCAAGACTGAAGCTTtagagcccagcagcagcagccctatGTCTATGGATACAAGTGTTTCAGGAAGTAGGGAAGATGGGCCAGCATGCTACATGTCAGATACCACAACTGATTGTTCTTTGACATTGGACTCTGAAGAGGGAAACGATTTTAAATTGGCAGACAACGAAATAAGAAGTGAGGCTGGCAAAGCCTGCTCTTCTGGCAATGATGCTCCACACAAGGCTAGATCTTTCTTCTCAAACCTGAATTCCACCTCTGACAAGGACTTGTCTCTTCACACTTCTGCCAAGGATAAGGATGATGCTGATAGCAAACACACCCTTCCTAAagaaaaacccataaaaaataaagatctAGTAGGACCAAAGACAAACTCTCTAAAAGATCGATCTCCAAGCTCCACAAAACCCAGTGGCACTCGCCCTAGccacacagctccttccagaCCTGTCAGAACTTTGAATGCCTCCGAGAATGAAAGTATGAGGAAAGTGGTGCCTATTTCTCGGTCGAACAGGGCACCCAGCACCGTGAAAAAGCCAGAAGCCAAGCCAGCCCTTCGTGAAAGCAGCGCTGTGGAGAGTCGGCTGTCTCACCGCAGCTCTGTCCGAGGCACGACAGACACGCTGCCAAGAAGTCCCTACAGGCACAGCATGTCAGTAGAAGAGCCAAAGTTACGAAGGGGCACTGTCACCTCAAGCAGTGCTCATTTCGAGAGGGACAGAGTCGCTCTCAAGAAGCCAATCTCTAAACCCATTAGGAGTAGTGTCAAATCAAAGACAGATGAAACAAAGATGTGTCGCTCCAGTGTAAAACCTCAGACCcctgcagatgacaccaaggtTGCCACAGTCAGTATTCCCAAAGCACCACCTGCTGTCCCAAACTTTGCAAGGAATACAGTGGCCTCTTCTTCAAAGCGTGCAAAAGTGGATCTATCCACCTCATCCAGACCTCCCCCCATCACAAGGTCTGTGTCCCAGAGGCTGCCTAAAGTGAAGCCAGCAGCAACTTCTGATGATCCAAATCCAAAGGAGAACAGCGTGAGTACTTTAAAGAGAGCAAACAGTGCCAGAGTGGTTGGAAGAAGCGTCCTGCAGGGAGAAGCTGTCAGCACCAAAGCAGAGCCTGCACCAAAGGAACAGGGAACAGTGGAAAAGGCATCACTTAAACTGAAGGATGCAAACCGAACCACAATTGGTAAAATCCTGAAGCCATTATTGAAATAAGggagaggggtttttttaatcttggaATGTGAACACTTGTCCAAGCACTGGATGTCTGTGTAGTGAAATTCCTTAAAACACTAACCTTGCCAATACATGGCATCATGTGCTTATTGAAGTACGGCACACTGTTGGAAAAGGGCAAGTAGCTGTGTTCTGGTCTAAATCCTTTTTTATGAATTTGAATGTATTTAAAGCTACTGTGATGGAATGTGAGCAGAACAGCAAATCTTCGCATTTGTGATAAAAAAAGTTACCAAAAGCCAAAAAGTTTTAAGAAGTTTTAGCTACGAGATGAAACACTTTGTGACAGAAAACGTGGATTAAGGCcagtttttttgtgtgtatataaGATTCTTCCTAGGATTCAAGCCTTTGTGCTTGTTGGTTTCTTATTTGATGTCAAAATGAATCCTGTGGAACAGTACTGAAATGAACTTAGGTGATTGTACTTTCCATTGCTATCAATTCCTTGGATTCGGGAGCTCTTTTTGCCTGTTGCAAAGTCCATTGCTGGCAATTGGACAGACTGGGAACTGCTGGCCAAAAAATTGTAAAACAAGACCTTTGCTGTTTATGGCTGTCTTTAACCTCCCTGAAGAATTTATAGCATGTTTTATGAATTCGTATGTGTGTCTGGGGAAGGCtttctgctgggcaggaggCTTGTTCTCCAAGGATGTGGCAGCATTGTCTTGCATGCACAAGTGGATATGGCTGATGCTGCATTGGATagcacagctggaggctgtgcCTGGTGGAAGGGCCATTGGCATGACGACTACTCCTGAGTTGTTTTGATCACAAGCAAACTTGCCAGCTTTTGGTCATACAGAAGTGCCATATATTTATGATACATATCAGGATGTTTGCAGCTCAGCTCTTGAAGGCTGCAATGTAGTACTGAGCACTTTCTTACCATTCCATGTTTCCACTGGTTTGTATACTACCAAACTACTTGAATGTTGCAATGGCTCTGGTTGAGCCATTCgtttccctgcctcctcctcctcctccactcctGCTCCTTGTCAACAAGAATATTTAGCATGAAACACAGAGCTTACGCATGACAATGTTTTTGTAGAGTTCTTTGGTTGCTtcaaatgtggtttttttatgtttaaagAGTCTAAAGGAATTAAACTAGCATTTGATAAGCTTCTTGCAAAGTAAAAACACCCCTTTTTACTTGCAGATACAAATTTTAACTTCTGTAAGACTTAAGATACAGAGAATGCGGGGAAACTCATTCAGCATGCTGTGCATCTTCCCAATAGAAATGTATTTAGGTGGGGAAAGTGCTGTTCTCCTAagcattttatttaaagaattgCCTTTTATTCACTTATGAATGAAGCCTcatttaagaataaaataaaaaacaaaagggaaatcTCTTTGGACAAGTGGCACTGACATGCTAGTGCTAGATCTGTTTgtctgctctgtccctctgtgctgggagagTGTAATTCAGTGAGAATGAGCTCACATGCTTCTCACGGGCTGGTATCAGGGACAGCTGGCTTTGAGGTTTGAATCTGGCAAGGGGCCTTTGGCTCCTCCCACGTACCAGCCAATCTTGATGCAGACATCATACCCAAACACCATAAAGTATTGCACAGGGCCTCTTGTTTGTGTCTGTCCCACAGGGAGAATTTATAGAGCCCACTTTTCTGCAAGggcaaatattttgctttttggaTAAGCTTTTTGGTTACTGCCTCCATTGTGGGTTAGATACAAAAGCATCTCCCTTTATATTTGTATCTGTATGGATGTATGCACATCTGCAAGAGCAGATGATTgacctttttcattttttttaaagaaagcaacAAATTTTATTGGTAGCAatcttgaaaaataatttaaatgtgtttggaacatgtaaataaatttctataaatctgtgtaaaagaaaaccaactgTATTTAATGGAACATTTATACATTTCTGAGTAACTCGGTAGTTTAATAAAGTTCCCATTTACTGGGTATGATGTTTTTACTTTCTCCTTCCTATTACAGTCTTGGCTTTGGTCCTGGAGATCTCAAGCAGCTGAGTCTGGGTGGGTGACTGTGGGAAGGACTCTACAGCAGAAATCATGGTGCTTGAaatcctgggtttttttttatattggGACATGCAGTTGAACTGCAGTTTCTGAACATTTTTGGGCTGGGACTTTCTGCACAGGTTTGGGTATAACATAGAAGGCATTAGAGGTAGATGCAGCACTTCATGTGCACACTGTATGTTGTGGCCAAGACAAATGTTCATGGCACTGACAAGTCTGGATCTGTCGCTATCTTCATGCCTTTGAGCTTAGCACACTTTATTGAGAAATTCTGGTCTACAACTCCCAGGACTGTGGAAATACAGAACAGCCTGTTTTTCAGGAGCATGTGGTGACTTTTGCACTGCAATTgtgaatttttcagttttgtccCACTCTCccattgtttttccttctttattgcATACTAAAGAACATCtattcagcagaaaaaaagtgaaatccAGCCAGCCTCCTTGTCCTCAGGGAACATTTCCTCTTCTCTGctatggaaataatttctggaCTGGAATTGCTGCTTTTTGCAAACTTGTTTAGCCTCTGACTTTTCTAGTTTGGTGAGTGTCTCTCCCCTTTTGGAGTGGCAAGCACCTGCTGTCTGCCAGTGCTGAGTGACGGCTGCTGGTGGAATCTACGTGGGAAAGCCCTTCACCATCAAAAGGTGTGTCTCaaaagtttgttttttaaacttcatttttatgTCAAAAGGGTTTATAATTACCAATTCATTATTTAAACTACCAGGTGTGAGAGACAGCGATGCCCCTATAGGTTAAATTTCCCATGCCATACAATTTTCCCAAAGGCTAGCAGGGCACGGACTCGCCTGGTTGCAGTTGGCTTTCACAAAAGAACTCAGACCTTGTGTCCTGCTTGGTTCTGCTGAGTGGCTGATGCTTCTGGCTGTGACCTGGGTCCATCAATCTCCTCTGGTCACTATTGAGGTGGCAGTGAAGTGGGTGAGCCCAAGGGACCATGAGGGTAATCTGGAGCTGTGGAGCTGGTGAAGATTGAGAGATagagggaagctgtgggagTAAGAGGTGCTGATTCATACTTGGAGGAATTTAATATTCACATCTCATGTGGGAACTGCATACAGATGAGGGGCTCGGTGAATCCCTCATTACAACAGCTCATTAAATTATcaagaaagacagaaagggTTCCCATCACACCTCCCACAGTGCACAAGCCTGGACTATGTCATTCAAAATAACCTGTCAGTATCTTTCTAATCTTAGGGTCCGTCTGTGTGGATGGATGCAGACAGCCACACGCTGCCTCCTGCCTAACCCTTCCcgaggcagctctgtgctgggagtgtTCCCTGGGCACTGACCCCGAGCTCCCAGCCCGGGGCTGTCACTGCACATCCTCCCGGCCCAGGGCTGTCACTGCACATCCCTCATCTCTGAGCTGTCACTGCATATCCTCCCAGCTCTGAACTGTCACTGCACATCCCCCATCTCTGGGATGTCACTGCAcatccagctctgagctgtcagTGCATAtcccccagcccggggctgtcactgcacatcccccagcccggggctgtCACTGCACATCCTCCCAGCTCTGAACTGTCCCTGCACATCCTCCCAGCTCGGTGCCTCCCAGCTCGGTGCCTCCGGCtcggccagccctgcccagagccccggctgcccagccccggcaaggcctgcctgctgctgcctgtgagaaCGTAATCCCTGTGAGAGAGGCCCAGCTAAACACTGCTCCTTTCAGATTTGGCTGCACAATGTTTTCCATTAACTTGATACATGCTGTTTACATCCTCCTGCTGCTAGTGCCAGAGATAACTGCCTTGGGAACAGCTCCCTACAGGTATTGTTAACAGCTGCTGGAAACAAAGGAGTTTGTTCTAGCCACGTCACTATCTAAATAGCCAAAAATACGTTACTTTTTTATTACTTGCAAGCTGATATTAAAAACTCTGTTGTGTTCCCCTGGTTGAAAGATGCATCCTGGAAATCTTGTGTGCTGTTACAGCTGGCAGCTGAAGAAGTATCTGTGCAAGCCTAAAAGAAAGTGACACCGAGGCAAAGGACATGTGAAGGGACTTGCTGCAAGGTGTGTGATTGGCACTATCAGCATCAAATACTTCCACTCAGAGAAAATTGTTTCAAGCCAGTGGTTGTTCCTTGCCATATAATTGGTTTCCATGCCTTTTCAGCCTGAAGGCTGAGGTTGCAGGATAGGCATTGGTTGCCTCAGCTGGCAACTtgctctgatttaaaaaaaagaaaacaaaaattctcaATCTGCAGCTGCTGATGTCCTGACTTTCAGCATGGAAGCACTGGAGATACGAGCAGGTTGACTTTAGTGCAGTTGTTCAGGGTGAGGTTGGCAGTGGCTGAGCAAATGCTCAGCAGGGGTGGCCTTGTGTGCATGGAGGGGAGAGAGTTACACGAGTTTCTGAGACCGTTCACACCATCTGAAGCAGACAGACTCCCTTTGAACAGAGATGTGCCTCTTCTGCTTTTGATCAGGTCTGAACAATAGCTCCTTGTTTGTCCTATTCTATCCTTACTTGTTGCGAAGAGGAGtggaaaaaa from Ammospiza nelsoni isolate bAmmNel1 chromosome 4, bAmmNel1.pri, whole genome shotgun sequence includes the following:
- the FHDC1 gene encoding FH2 domain-containing protein 1; this encodes MHVMNCLSLVNDKENGAIPVATGLMSEDTTTVPQLSQPAASPPPAPCPLTGAPPAPPLPPGMPPPPPPPPPLPGPSVPLPPQLLNGHDSHGKKKRMRSFFWKTIPEEQVRGKNNIWTIAARPQYQIDTKTIEELFGQQEEAKPQDSRRRSLKSSFKETKEEVSILDAKRSMNIGIFLKQFKKSAESIIEDIYHGRSQPYGSELLHEFLKLLPEAEEVKKLKAFDGDVSKLSQADSFMYLLIQVPNYALRIEAMVLEREFSPSCASLQDDMKIIRRATKELMTCEELHSILHLVLQAGNIMNAGGYAGNAVGFKLSSLLKLADTKANKPGMSLLHFVALEAQKKDAALLNFSEKIRSVHDAARLSIDSVEAELHSLSVKTRSVKDSIRRDPKLFHQMENFLQFAVRHLKELEHQKRELQKEGNALIDFFCEDKETMKLDECFQIFRDFCIRFNTSVKENREREIQELHSLQRQKELEEKRRSWAAGELGSFGRSSSENDVEMLAKNGLGEFLPFLQQRPQSPLYRNTNSRRSRLSLGMTADRELQSFLEISKDEDPNKFNSLPRANTRQAKPNVAWTESKETRDLNLNTLHLHQQSEMEVKSGGPVQVPPAQPSHLSGSASPGAHYSQRSTDYNLHTCNASCEESTDISALALAIEERELVKGLRKFDIQGAKPAEDAPLIYLEDAGGTDLETLDDLSFRSVSTADDELPPASRSSREARDHQTRAVGCKTEALEPSSSSPMSMDTSVSGSREDGPACYMSDTTTDCSLTLDSEEGNDFKLADNEIRSEAGKACSSGNDAPHKARSFFSNLNSTSDKDLSLHTSAKDKDDADSKHTLPKEKPIKNKDLVGPKTNSLKDRSPSSTKPSGTRPSHTAPSRPVRTLNASENESMRKVVPISRSNRAPSTVKKPEAKPALRESSAVESRLSHRSSVRGTTDTLPRSPYRHSMSVEEPKLRRGTVTSSSAHFERDRVALKKPISKPIRSSVKSKTDETKMCRSSVKPQTPADDTKVATVSIPKAPPAVPNFARNTVASSSKRAKVDLSTSSRPPPITRSVSQRLPKVKPAATSDDPNPKENSVSTLKRANSARVVGRSVLQGEAVSTKAEPAPKEQGTVEKASLKLKDANRTTIGKILKPLLK